One window of the Spirochaetia bacterium 38H-sp genome contains the following:
- a CDS encoding type II toxin-antitoxin system VapC family toxin has translation MNILLDTQAFLWAVADSSKLTERAREVFYNPQNSLYFSAASYWEICIKMSLGKLRLQKGWKKVIDKEMSINSIKWLKLKKEHMVRLLYLPWLHDDPFDRMLVAQAQMEKCAILTPDSQIAQYDVQTIW, from the coding sequence ATGAATATTTTGTTGGATACGCAGGCTTTTCTTTGGGCTGTTGCAGATAGTTCCAAGCTGACGGAGCGTGCCCGGGAGGTTTTTTATAATCCGCAGAATTCTCTTTATTTTTCTGCTGCCAGCTACTGGGAGATTTGTATCAAGATGTCGCTGGGAAAGCTCAGACTGCAGAAGGGTTGGAAAAAGGTTATAGATAAGGAAATGAGTATCAACTCTATAAAATGGCTCAAGTTAAAAAAAGAGCATATGGTAAGGTTGCTTTATCTTCCCTGGCTGCATGATGATCCTTTTGATAGGATGCTTGTGGCGCAGGCCCAGATGGAAAAGTGTGCTATTCTTACACCGGATTCTCAGATTGCTCAGTACGATGTACAGACTATTTGGTAA
- a CDS encoding NYN domain-containing protein, translated as MNKRIVIGIYFDLENVNKNLDITALMDSVSLEIEEEKQALFAIKLACGNASSIRNFRDQLRDNNFEIREAPHVSRRNIKNRADLILSLEAFETLVVNKPEIDLYVFITSDTDFTVVMDKLRKYGKQVWLVTSGNTLNNKLFSSSSDKILNLENFLVGMEKERKASQHIPQVEIRGFSREHQLGILQVLESYEKDTWHPYSSFGTKIKNLLKDFSYKGKEYNSQTKLFKYLAEKNIIDIKKEGSTDYFKLK; from the coding sequence ATGAATAAAAGAATCGTTATAGGGATATATTTTGACCTTGAGAATGTCAATAAAAATCTGGATATTACAGCTCTTATGGATAGTGTTTCTCTTGAGATAGAGGAGGAAAAGCAGGCTTTGTTTGCAATAAAGCTTGCCTGCGGGAATGCCAGTTCTATCAGGAATTTTAGGGATCAGCTGAGGGATAATAATTTTGAGATTAGAGAGGCGCCGCATGTTTCCAGGCGCAATATAAAAAACAGGGCGGATTTGATTTTGTCTCTGGAGGCTTTTGAGACTTTGGTGGTAAATAAACCGGAAATAGATTTGTATGTGTTTATTACGTCGGATACCGATTTTACTGTGGTAATGGATAAACTAAGAAAATACGGTAAGCAGGTATGGCTTGTCACTTCCGGTAATACGCTCAATAATAAGCTTTTTTCTTCCAGTTCTGATAAGATTCTCAATCTGGAAAATTTTCTTGTGGGTATGGAGAAGGAACGCAAGGCTTCTCAGCACATTCCTCAGGTGGAGATACGGGGCTTTTCCCGAGAGCATCAGCTGGGTATCTTGCAGGTTTTGGAGTCCTACGAGAAAGATACTTGGCATCCTTATTCTAGTTTTGGTACCAAGATTAAGAATCTGCTTAAGGATTTCTCTTATAAGGGAAAGGAGTATAACAGCCAAACTAAGCTTTTTAAATATCTTGCTGAGAAGAATATAATCGATATAAAAAAAGAAGGGAGTACGGACTACTTTAAGCTCAAGTAG
- a CDS encoding ABC transporter substrate-binding protein, which translates to MKRFFAALLVVLSVFSLFAQDDVINIKDAYGRTVSVKAYPERVVSLAPSITEIVFALGKGKSLVGRTDYCDYPSEVKGIESVGSLMQPNLEKIAALRPDVVIAASHVTKEAVTKLEELGIPVAVLDYPQSFEGTYEAIIEVGKLLGAQQQADMIIDDIEQDILDVMSAIGDSNRPRVYYVVSYGQYGDYTAGKGTFIDTLINMAGGVNVASDVEGWQYSAEKLLEKDPDIIIVSKYWDTKKGFMSTAPYNQLTAVKKGNVIEIDNNLVDRQGPRIGKGLKELAKAIHPEAFE; encoded by the coding sequence ATGAAGCGTTTTTTTGCTGCATTGCTTGTAGTATTATCTGTTTTCTCTTTGTTTGCACAGGATGATGTGATAAATATAAAGGATGCTTATGGCAGGACTGTGTCGGTAAAGGCGTATCCAGAGCGGGTTGTTTCTCTTGCTCCGAGTATTACTGAGATCGTTTTTGCTCTTGGTAAGGGTAAATCTCTTGTTGGTAGAACGGATTATTGTGATTATCCTTCTGAGGTTAAAGGTATAGAGTCTGTGGGTTCTCTTATGCAACCCAATCTTGAGAAGATTGCTGCACTTAGGCCGGATGTGGTTATAGCTGCTTCCCATGTAACCAAGGAGGCAGTGACCAAGCTGGAGGAGCTAGGGATTCCTGTTGCTGTTCTGGATTATCCTCAGAGTTTTGAGGGGACTTACGAGGCTATTATAGAGGTTGGTAAGCTTCTTGGTGCACAGCAGCAGGCTGATATGATTATAGATGATATAGAGCAGGATATTCTTGATGTTATGAGTGCCATTGGCGATAGTAATAGACCCAGGGTCTATTATGTTGTGAGTTATGGTCAGTATGGAGATTATACTGCAGGCAAGGGTACTTTTATAGATACTCTTATCAATATGGCTGGTGGGGTAAATGTAGCATCAGATGTGGAGGGTTGGCAGTACAGTGCGGAGAAACTTTTGGAGAAGGATCCGGATATCATAATTGTTTCTAAGTACTGGGATACTAAGAAGGGCTTTATGAGTACTGCTCCGTATAATCAGCTTACTGCTGTCAAGAAGGGCAATGTCATAGAGATAGATAATAATCTTGTTGATAGGCAGGGACCACGAATAGGCAAAGGGCTTAAAGAGCTTGCAAAGGCTATCCATCCGGAGGCTTTTGAATAA
- a CDS encoding Nif3-like dinuclear metal center hexameric protein produces MKLYELDAFFKKNLPIEGMRALDNSLNGLQVGDFEQDVKKIAYAVDASLTSFELAKEKGADLLFCHHGIFWGRQEAVVGTLYDRISFLTNNRLALYAVHLPLDMDLTLGNNAGIARAIGLKDIRPFDMLDSRYHVGVQGELAEEISLQELVAIFPGQGERYMLWPFGKKTVKKVAIISGGGGASLLEAAREGTDLFITGEILHQHYHMALEEKINVLAAGHYFTETFGVRAVMEHTEKELGIPGVFLEIPTGL; encoded by the coding sequence ATGAAGTTGTATGAGTTGGATGCTTTTTTTAAGAAAAATCTCCCCATAGAAGGGATGAGGGCTCTTGATAATTCTCTCAATGGTCTTCAGGTAGGGGATTTTGAGCAGGATGTTAAAAAGATTGCTTATGCCGTGGATGCATCTTTGACGTCTTTTGAGCTTGCAAAGGAGAAAGGTGCAGATCTTTTGTTTTGCCATCATGGGATTTTCTGGGGAAGGCAGGAGGCTGTTGTTGGTACTCTCTACGACAGGATAAGTTTTCTTACCAATAACAGGCTTGCGCTCTATGCTGTGCATTTGCCGTTGGATATGGATTTGACTTTGGGAAACAATGCAGGTATAGCACGTGCCATAGGTCTCAAGGATATCAGACCTTTTGATATGCTGGACAGCAGATACCATGTTGGAGTGCAGGGAGAGCTTGCTGAGGAAATTAGCCTGCAGGAGCTCGTTGCTATTTTCCCTGGCCAAGGTGAGCGCTATATGCTGTGGCCCTTTGGTAAAAAGACTGTAAAAAAGGTGGCTATAATCTCCGGAGGAGGAGGTGCTTCTTTGCTTGAGGCTGCAAGAGAAGGAACTGACCTGTTTATAACAGGGGAGATTCTTCACCAGCATTATCATATGGCACTTGAAGAAAAAATCAATGTTCTTGCCGCAGGGCACTATTTTACGGAGACCTTTGGTGTCCGTGCTGTCATGGAGCACACAGAGAAAGAACTGGGCATCCCCGGTGTGTTTCTTGAGATTCCTACAGGCTTATAA
- the lspA gene encoding signal peptidase II, with amino-acid sequence MKDRIKTLLPFSLTLVVFAIDQIVKSLVVRTIPYHKVGFSIGGDLIRIIHTGNKNGAFSIGWHLPDIVNIIIFWVLSTVFLTVLIIYLIKRPNDFTIYQRWLIAGIIGGGLGNQFDRFFRPNGVVDFIDVKFFGILGLERWPTFNIADASVVICVGLLIISLFLSDKKKESINE; translated from the coding sequence ATGAAAGACAGAATAAAAACGCTGCTTCCGTTTTCCCTTACTCTGGTCGTCTTTGCCATCGACCAGATTGTAAAATCGCTTGTTGTAAGGACCATACCCTATCATAAAGTAGGTTTTTCTATAGGCGGAGACTTGATAAGAATCATACATACAGGCAACAAGAATGGTGCCTTTAGTATAGGCTGGCATTTGCCCGATATTGTAAACATTATTATTTTTTGGGTATTATCGACCGTTTTCCTTACGGTTCTTATTATCTATCTCATAAAGAGACCAAATGATTTTACCATTTACCAGCGCTGGCTTATTGCCGGCATTATAGGTGGCGGTCTTGGCAACCAGTTTGACAGATTTTTTCGTCCCAATGGTGTTGTAGACTTCATAGATGTCAAGTTTTTTGGCATTCTGGGACTTGAAAGATGGCCTACCTTTAACATAGCTGATGCCAGTGTTGTCATCTGTGTCGGACTGCTTATAATCAGCCTTTTTCTGAGTGATAAAAAAAAGGAGTCCATCAATGAATAA
- a CDS encoding Hsp20/alpha crystallin family protein, with amino-acid sequence MAKIEIDLDEIKSEIKKATKEFVNAVEENFKMGTEEVQRTFKNMSSGGEPYSDLSFPKVGGLKTNIFSTKDSSLVFEFLLPAVPEDSVELEFVGDYLVLSCSFSREDPAKEDAYFYRNEIKLPGELKARYYVPAESFDHDAVKAIFSRGILRVEIPARVKKIKAKKVNISSTDT; translated from the coding sequence ATGGCAAAGATAGAAATAGATCTCGATGAGATAAAAAGCGAGATAAAAAAAGCCACAAAAGAATTTGTAAATGCCGTAGAAGAAAACTTTAAAATGGGAACAGAAGAGGTGCAAAGGACCTTTAAGAATATGTCTTCTGGAGGAGAGCCTTATTCTGATCTCAGTTTTCCCAAGGTAGGGGGGCTTAAGACTAATATATTCTCTACTAAAGATTCTTCTCTGGTCTTTGAGTTTTTACTTCCTGCTGTCCCTGAAGACTCTGTTGAGCTTGAGTTTGTTGGTGATTATCTTGTTCTTTCCTGTAGTTTCTCTAGGGAAGATCCTGCAAAGGAAGATGCCTATTTTTATAGAAACGAAATTAAGCTTCCGGGAGAGCTAAAGGCAAGATATTATGTTCCTGCAGAATCCTTTGACCATGATGCCGTAAAAGCTATTTTTAGCAGAGGTATTCTGCGAGTGGAGATTCCAGCCAGAGTAAAAAAAATAAAAGCAAAGAAGGTAAATATATCATCCACCGATACTTAA
- a CDS encoding methyl-accepting chemotaxis protein, producing MRIAFIINTIEDDYQQNLWEGICNKAEELGVEAIAIPGGLINSTMHDNDVRNTLYSILSNGKWDGAIVCSAVYATFAKPSIIFEILEKVIGDISNFPIVNMGGKINVYPTIQIDNKRGLDKLVEHIIVKHGVRKIAHISGPLNNSEAIERKEIFQQVLRKHRIEIREEWIAEGTFERWSGRKAAEAIWSSPEKPEAIVAANDLMALGAYDFFIEKRINIPSDLILTGFDDIVDAKLNAVPISTVRQPIYAEGEKALEMLYQWIKTGNKPDDLIFPAEVIYRNSCGCLSELVHQAGHHMGATVSDEPSFNIENILAEIRKRHRMEINSKEKEIFKYFVDDILSFCQDSCKEENIDELAKKLSEKLTSFDDEYDLSRWFLFIGVLFDFVRRQKQEESALVLSLYSKLLIMIHEKISLKLGRAQMDMVNSSVKVQYFLQLIREAESMEEVFSILSRELGNFGVKNCLLFLFDAKDWETCFKEAKFPEKGRIAFVIKGGKAVDNISDYMESAKIIEYPFFDTVVGRAMAIYPMIVNSRYLGFICMDGNELFRGFFHNTFSSQLASTLISIRLLADMKISTSRLTSWSVEIKKTANSIFEVIGHLQDISRDRVADMVSMTDEINQRRSMFEKNLEINTSISENAMFMQDLLSLIDDISQRINLLAINASIEAARAGEHGKGFKVIAEEVRKLADNTAKRAQETNDVLNQVLKTIGQSQELSESLFSTYSDIAKEMEHFKEALETIESSLSEFSAQSKRLEELVEQ from the coding sequence ATGAGAATAGCATTTATAATAAATACAATAGAAGACGATTATCAACAAAACCTGTGGGAAGGTATATGCAACAAAGCAGAAGAACTGGGAGTAGAAGCCATAGCAATACCCGGAGGACTTATAAACAGCACAATGCACGATAACGACGTAAGAAACACTCTTTACAGCATCCTAAGTAACGGCAAATGGGACGGAGCTATAGTCTGCAGTGCTGTATATGCCACATTTGCAAAACCTTCTATTATATTTGAAATATTGGAAAAAGTGATAGGAGATATATCAAACTTTCCTATTGTCAATATGGGAGGCAAGATAAACGTTTATCCCACCATTCAAATAGATAACAAAAGAGGGCTGGACAAACTCGTAGAACACATAATAGTAAAACACGGAGTAAGAAAAATCGCACACATCTCCGGACCTCTAAACAATTCGGAAGCTATAGAAAGAAAAGAAATCTTCCAGCAAGTACTAAGAAAACATAGAATAGAAATAAGGGAAGAATGGATAGCAGAAGGCACCTTTGAGCGCTGGAGTGGAAGAAAAGCAGCAGAAGCCATATGGTCATCACCGGAAAAACCGGAGGCGATAGTAGCAGCCAATGACCTTATGGCATTGGGAGCATATGATTTCTTTATAGAAAAAAGAATTAATATCCCTAGTGACCTCATATTAACAGGATTTGACGATATAGTAGATGCAAAGCTCAATGCTGTCCCAATCAGCACCGTGAGGCAGCCTATATATGCAGAAGGAGAGAAAGCTCTTGAGATGCTTTATCAGTGGATAAAAACCGGCAACAAACCGGATGATCTCATATTCCCTGCAGAGGTAATATATAGAAACTCCTGTGGTTGCCTCTCTGAGCTAGTTCATCAAGCGGGACATCACATGGGAGCTACAGTGTCAGATGAACCATCCTTTAATATAGAAAATATCCTTGCGGAAATAAGAAAAAGACATCGCATGGAAATTAATAGTAAGGAAAAAGAAATCTTTAAATATTTTGTCGATGATATCCTATCCTTCTGTCAGGATTCCTGTAAAGAAGAAAATATAGATGAGCTTGCAAAAAAACTCTCAGAGAAACTAACTAGCTTTGATGATGAATATGATCTCTCCAGATGGTTTTTGTTTATTGGTGTTCTATTTGATTTTGTAAGAAGGCAAAAACAGGAAGAATCCGCATTGGTATTATCTCTATATTCAAAACTGCTGATCATGATACATGAGAAAATCAGCCTAAAGCTGGGACGTGCTCAGATGGACATGGTAAACAGCTCTGTAAAAGTTCAATATTTCTTACAGCTTATAAGAGAAGCGGAATCCATGGAAGAGGTTTTTAGCATATTATCAAGAGAACTCGGTAATTTTGGAGTTAAAAATTGTCTTCTTTTTCTCTTTGATGCAAAAGATTGGGAAACATGCTTTAAAGAAGCAAAATTTCCTGAAAAGGGTAGAATAGCCTTTGTAATAAAGGGCGGAAAAGCAGTTGATAATATATCCGATTATATGGAATCTGCAAAAATAATAGAATATCCTTTCTTTGATACTGTAGTAGGTAGAGCTATGGCGATTTATCCCATGATAGTAAACAGTCGCTATTTGGGATTTATTTGTATGGACGGAAACGAGCTTTTTAGAGGCTTCTTTCATAATACATTTTCCTCGCAGCTTGCAAGCACACTTATATCCATACGATTACTTGCGGATATGAAAATATCTACATCAAGACTTACCTCATGGAGTGTAGAAATAAAGAAAACAGCCAATTCCATATTTGAGGTGATAGGACATCTCCAGGATATAAGTAGAGACAGGGTAGCCGATATGGTTTCTATGACAGATGAAATAAATCAGCGGCGTTCCATGTTTGAGAAAAATCTTGAGATAAACACTTCCATATCGGAGAATGCAATGTTTATGCAGGATCTCCTGTCACTCATAGATGATATCTCTCAGAGGATCAATCTGCTTGCAATAAACGCATCTATAGAAGCGGCAAGAGCCGGAGAACATGGAAAAGGCTTTAAAGTCATAGCTGAAGAGGTAAGAAAACTTGCGGACAATACTGCAAAAAGAGCACAGGAAACCAATGACGTTCTTAATCAGGTGCTCAAGACCATAGGACAGTCTCAGGAATTGAGCGAAAGTCTATTTTCCACATACAGCGACATAGCAAAAGAAATGGAACACTTCAAAGAAGCTCTGGAAACCATAGAATCCAGCCTAAGTGAGTTTTCTGCTCAGAGCAAACGGCTGGAAGAGCTTGTAGAACAGTAA
- the nadA gene encoding quinolinate synthase NadA — protein MTFLELKEDMKRRLGKIVPDTEIPIKAELILDILKLKEEKNAVILGHNYMEPALFTYVPDYKGDSLELSRKAANTDKDVIVFCGVVFMAETAKILSPDKTVLVPSLDAGCSLAESISADDIKALRELFPGVPVVSYVNTYADVKAESDYCCTSGNADRVMKHLGNDTVIFLPDRFLASNVADQLGRRIIFPEKKHGKFTGNFTDRYGKTIDARIDEPASWKGAVIGWDGRCEVHEKYTPDDIIRVRQQFPDVVVLAHPECPPEVIKEADFAGSTSAMIDYVQKTQAPHYLLMTECSMGDNIMAANPEKDMLRLCSVRCPHMNQISLEQTKTALEELRYQIELDEDLRKRALLAVERMLAL, from the coding sequence ATGACTTTTTTAGAACTAAAGGAAGATATGAAGAGGCGTCTTGGTAAGATAGTGCCAGATACGGAGATTCCTATCAAGGCCGAGCTTATTCTTGATATACTCAAGTTAAAAGAAGAAAAGAATGCAGTCATTCTTGGCCATAACTATATGGAACCTGCTCTTTTTACCTACGTGCCAGATTATAAAGGTGACTCCCTTGAGCTAAGCAGAAAAGCTGCTAATACAGATAAGGACGTGATTGTCTTCTGTGGAGTAGTTTTTATGGCAGAAACCGCAAAGATACTTAGTCCTGACAAAACAGTACTAGTCCCGTCTCTTGATGCCGGCTGTTCCCTTGCGGAAAGTATATCCGCGGACGATATAAAAGCACTCAGAGAGCTTTTCCCCGGTGTGCCTGTTGTAAGCTATGTGAACACCTATGCGGATGTCAAGGCTGAGAGCGATTACTGCTGTACATCAGGAAATGCGGACAGGGTTATGAAACACCTGGGCAACGATACTGTGATATTTTTACCAGACAGGTTCCTTGCATCCAATGTTGCAGATCAGCTTGGCAGAAGAATAATATTCCCGGAGAAAAAACACGGGAAATTTACAGGTAATTTTACAGACAGATATGGCAAAACAATTGATGCCCGTATAGACGAGCCGGCATCGTGGAAAGGAGCAGTTATAGGCTGGGACGGAAGATGCGAAGTTCACGAAAAATACACACCGGATGACATAATAAGAGTGAGACAACAGTTTCCTGATGTTGTTGTCCTGGCACATCCAGAGTGTCCGCCGGAGGTAATAAAAGAAGCGGATTTTGCCGGAAGCACAAGCGCAATGATAGACTATGTACAGAAGACACAGGCACCCCACTACTTGCTTATGACAGAATGCTCCATGGGTGACAACATAATGGCAGCAAATCCGGAGAAAGATATGCTCAGACTCTGCTCCGTACGATGCCCGCATATGAATCAGATAAGCCTCGAGCAGACAAAGACAGCGCTGGAAGAACTGCGCTATCAAATAGAACTTGACGAAGACCTAAGGAAAAGAGCGCTCCTGGCAGTGGAGAGAATGCTTGCTTTGTAA
- the leuA gene encoding 2-isopropylmalate synthase: MKNAHKYRPFRFSVDLPDRMWPDKKLDKAPIWCSVDLRDGNQALPVPMNVDQKLEYFKLLCDVGFKEIEVGFPSASQIEFDFIRKLIDDNLIPDDVYIQVLTQARPHLIERTVEAVQGAKNVVLHMYVATSEMHRNIVFKRSQEEVKKIAVDGTSYLKTLLPRLEGSNVLYEFSPEAFNMTEPDFALDVCQAVVDTWNPDEVGGKVILNLPTTIEGSTPNVYADQIEWFCRNFKGRDRIIVSIHTHNDRGTGVASTELALLAGADRVEGTLFGNGERTGNLDIVTVALNLYTMGVDPGLDFSNLPQIRSIYERCTGMSIHPRHPYAGDLVFTAFSGSHQDAIKKGMDLLKQEQKEYWEIPYLPVDPQDLGRSYKAIIRINSQSGKGGVSYILQEEYGLEVPKKMHPYVGKKVNEVSDKLVRELSTQEVYNVFMENFVNISEPLDLEDYTIKTKGKEVSIEADIKTNRKTESITGKGNGPIDAFVNALKARGWNNFDIVDYHEQALGKGSSTEAVAYICINRNGVDYWGVGRHTDTIAASLHALLSAYNLSEKE; encoded by the coding sequence ATGAAAAATGCTCACAAGTACAGACCTTTTAGATTTTCTGTGGACCTTCCTGACAGGATGTGGCCGGATAAAAAGCTTGATAAGGCACCTATCTGGTGTAGTGTTGATTTGCGCGATGGTAACCAAGCTCTTCCTGTGCCTATGAATGTTGATCAAAAGCTGGAGTATTTTAAGCTGCTGTGTGATGTCGGTTTTAAGGAGATTGAGGTTGGGTTTCCTTCTGCTTCTCAAATCGAGTTTGATTTTATCAGAAAGCTGATAGACGATAATTTGATTCCTGATGATGTGTATATTCAGGTGTTGACCCAGGCAAGGCCGCATCTTATTGAACGCACAGTAGAGGCTGTGCAGGGCGCAAAGAACGTGGTGCTTCATATGTATGTTGCTACTTCCGAGATGCACAGAAACATTGTCTTTAAGCGCTCTCAGGAAGAGGTTAAAAAGATTGCTGTTGACGGTACAAGTTATCTCAAGACTCTTCTGCCAAGACTGGAAGGTTCCAATGTGCTTTACGAGTTCTCTCCAGAGGCTTTTAACATGACAGAACCTGATTTTGCTCTGGATGTCTGCCAGGCTGTTGTGGATACTTGGAATCCAGATGAGGTAGGGGGTAAGGTCATTCTTAATCTTCCCACTACAATCGAGGGGTCTACTCCCAACGTATACGCAGACCAGATAGAATGGTTCTGCAGAAACTTTAAAGGCAGAGACAGGATAATTGTAAGTATTCATACTCATAATGACAGGGGTACCGGTGTTGCTTCCACAGAGCTAGCTCTTCTTGCAGGAGCAGATAGGGTTGAAGGGACACTTTTTGGCAACGGGGAAAGAACGGGTAATCTGGATATTGTAACTGTTGCTCTCAATCTCTATACAATGGGCGTTGACCCAGGACTTGATTTTTCCAATCTTCCCCAGATACGCAGCATATACGAGCGTTGTACGGGGATGAGCATACATCCGCGACATCCTTATGCAGGAGACCTTGTTTTTACGGCTTTCTCAGGCTCTCATCAGGATGCCATAAAAAAGGGAATGGATCTTCTAAAACAGGAGCAAAAAGAATACTGGGAGATTCCTTACTTGCCTGTTGACCCCCAGGACTTGGGCAGAAGCTATAAGGCAATAATAAGAATCAACAGCCAGAGCGGTAAAGGCGGGGTGTCTTATATCTTGCAGGAAGAATATGGACTTGAAGTTCCCAAAAAAATGCATCCCTATGTTGGCAAGAAAGTAAACGAAGTATCGGACAAGCTGGTCAGAGAGCTTTCTACACAAGAAGTTTACAATGTTTTTATGGAAAACTTTGTAAACATATCGGAACCTCTTGATCTTGAAGATTATACAATAAAAACAAAAGGCAAAGAAGTAAGTATAGAAGCTGACATAAAAACAAATAGGAAAACAGAAAGCATAACAGGTAAAGGAAACGGACCTATTGACGCCTTTGTAAATGCACTCAAAGCGAGAGGCTGGAATAATTTTGACATTGTAGATTACCATGAGCAGGCATTGGGTAAGGGCTCTTCTACAGAAGCTGTTGCATATATATGTATAAACAGAAACGGCGTGGATTACTGGGGAGTAGGCCGACATACCGATACTATTGCTGCAAGTCTGCATGCACTTCTGAGTGCTTATAATTTGTCAGAGAAAGAATAA
- a CDS encoding iron ABC transporter permease yields the protein MKSRFFLITGVLLFLSLFLIVFSSAMGASDIEAPVVFNALIRLISSGIPEPYQISEPSARILFFLRFPRVLLSFLVGMVLGGAGVVYQGVFRNPMADPYVLGISSGASLGAAVAIFVLPGDWIPFSLMGFAFLGGVCVLLVVYGLAGSSRRSNTNSLLLTGIAVAMLVNAFLSLLLTFSRDRVGDVFFWMMGSFVTSSWDKVIWILPVVIIMFFLLILWSRELDILSLGDEVALSLGLDADKQRFLMLAVVSVAVSAAVALSGPIGFIGLIVPHIVRRIFGPSHKKLVVFSILTGGISLLICDTVARSIFPPVEFPVGVISSLLGAPFFLYLLKRGRASVL from the coding sequence GTGAAAAGCCGTTTCTTTCTCATTACAGGTGTTTTGCTGTTTTTAAGCCTGTTTTTAATTGTATTTTCTTCTGCTATGGGGGCTTCTGATATAGAAGCTCCTGTGGTTTTTAATGCTCTTATCAGATTGATTTCTTCTGGTATTCCTGAGCCGTATCAGATAAGCGAGCCTTCTGCAAGGATTCTCTTCTTTCTGCGTTTCCCCAGGGTACTGCTTTCTTTTCTTGTGGGTATGGTGCTTGGAGGTGCTGGGGTTGTATATCAGGGTGTTTTTAGGAATCCTATGGCGGATCCGTATGTTCTGGGGATATCCAGCGGAGCTTCTCTGGGTGCTGCTGTTGCTATATTTGTTCTGCCCGGAGATTGGATTCCTTTTTCTCTTATGGGCTTTGCTTTTTTGGGAGGTGTGTGTGTCTTGCTTGTTGTTTATGGGCTTGCGGGTTCTTCTAGAAGAAGCAATACCAACTCTCTTCTTCTTACTGGCATAGCTGTTGCCATGCTTGTCAATGCATTCTTATCCCTGCTGCTTACCTTTTCTCGAGATAGGGTTGGGGATGTGTTTTTCTGGATGATGGGCAGTTTTGTTACATCAAGCTGGGATAAAGTCATCTGGATATTGCCTGTTGTTATTATTATGTTTTTTTTATTAATCTTATGGTCAAGAGAGCTTGATATTCTGTCTTTGGGAGATGAGGTTGCACTCAGTCTCGGACTTGATGCGGACAAACAGCGCTTTCTTATGCTTGCTGTTGTCTCTGTTGCTGTTTCTGCTGCTGTTGCTTTGTCCGGGCCCATAGGTTTTATAGGTTTGATTGTCCCACATATTGTGAGACGGATTTTTGGTCCTTCTCATAAGAAACTTGTTGTTTTCTCAATACTTACAGGAGGTATTTCTCTCCTTATTTGTGACACAGTAGCCCGTTCTATTTTCCCTCCTGTTGAGTTTCCTGTAGGTGTGATAAGCTCTCTTTTGGGAGCTCCTTTTTTTCTTTATTTGTTAAAAAGAGGAAGAGCCTCTGTTTTGTAG
- a CDS encoding ABC transporter ATP-binding protein yields MDNRTLISVDRLSFSFYNQKVLYDICLDILPGQLLSIMGPNGSGKTTLLRLISRILSTTKKTIYIEGKDITELRQKEIAKVLAYVPQHIYDTFDFSVMDVVLMGRWPHLSRLQAESHKDREIVLSAMESLGVLELAEKSIREISGGELQRVIIARALAQEPDVLVLDEPTSHLDPGFSHQVMRIVRNVCRERGVGMIATFHDINTASFFSDRIVCLKSGRLVADGIPEEVIVPQILRELYGVDFAVMPHPENRRPFVMPL; encoded by the coding sequence ATGGATAATCGTACTCTTATATCCGTAGATAGACTTTCTTTTTCATTCTACAACCAAAAGGTCTTGTATGATATTTGCCTTGACATCTTGCCGGGACAATTGCTTTCTATCATGGGACCCAACGGCAGCGGGAAAACAACCCTCCTTAGGCTTATAAGTAGGATATTGAGTACAACAAAAAAAACAATATACATAGAGGGAAAAGATATAACAGAGCTCAGACAAAAAGAAATAGCAAAAGTACTGGCATATGTGCCTCAGCATATCTATGATACCTTTGATTTCTCTGTCATGGATGTTGTTCTTATGGGCAGATGGCCACATCTGTCACGTCTGCAGGCAGAAAGCCATAAAGATAGGGAAATAGTGCTTTCTGCCATGGAATCTCTGGGAGTATTGGAGCTTGCAGAAAAAAGCATAAGAGAAATAAGTGGAGGAGAGCTCCAGCGGGTGATTATAGCAAGGGCTTTGGCCCAGGAACCGGATGTCCTTGTATTGGATGAGCCTACAAGTCATCTTGACCCGGGATTCTCTCATCAGGTCATGCGTATTGTACGTAATGTGTGCAGAGAAAGAGGGGTGGGGATGATAGCGACTTTTCATGACATAAACACAGCTTCTTTTTTCTCAGACAGGATTGTCTGCCTTAAGAGCGGCCGGCTTGTAGCGGACGGAATCCCCGAGGAAGTTATAGTGCCTCAAATACTGAGAGAGCTTTATGGAGTGGATTTTGCAGTGATGCCTCACCCTGAGAATCGGCGTCCGTTTGTTATGCCTCTCTGA